A single region of the Streptomyces sp. NBC_01262 genome encodes:
- a CDS encoding acyl carrier protein, with amino-acid sequence MNTGQPAADEESVLADISGMLAKLLDEYGLDDIEIGMRTTFNRDLELESIDLVTLAGLLEERYGGRVNFAEFLADMEFDEIIELTVGRLVEHVVQSLKAAEAG; translated from the coding sequence ATGAACACTGGCCAGCCCGCCGCCGACGAGGAGTCGGTGCTCGCCGACATCAGCGGCATGCTCGCGAAACTCCTCGACGAATACGGCCTCGACGACATCGAGATCGGCATGCGGACCACCTTCAACCGCGACCTGGAGCTGGAGAGCATCGACCTGGTCACCCTGGCCGGCCTCCTGGAGGAGCGGTACGGGGGGCGGGTCAACTTCGCCGAGTTCCTGGCGGACATGGAGTTCGACGAGATCATCGAGCTCACCGTCGGCAGGCTCGTCGAGCATGTCGTCCAGAGCCTCAAAGCGGCGGAGGCGGGCTGA
- a CDS encoding beta-ketoacyl synthase N-terminal-like domain-containing protein, whose translation MAIMARTPPIAITGMAVLLPGAPDLAAYWRNLLDGTDAITDVPEGRWDADYYRPGTAAGPAVADQVYCRRGGFVDGLAEVEVTRFGIMPNSVAGTEPDQLIALSVAAAAIADAGGEDRLPDRHRIGVVLGRGGYLTPGLVRLDQRVRTAGQLVRTLGELLPDLDPGQLERVREAFTERLGPDSPESAIGLVPNLAASRVANRLDLRGPAYTVDAACASSLVAVDQAVGELASGRCDLMLAGGVHHCHDITLWSVFSQLRALSPSQRIRPFHRAADGILIGEGTGVVVLKRLADAQRDGDRVYAVIRGTGVASDGRAAGLVNPDPGGQAHAVRQAWRAAGLDPAEAGSIGLLEAHGTATPAGDGAELATLADVFGPGAETDERAVIGSVKSMIGHTMPAAGVAGLVKAALAVHHGMLLPTLHCDDPHPALAATRFRTLEKATPWETTPDRPVRRAAVNAFGFGGINAHVVLEQAPGAVAALTVDEPERVLMLAADSPERLAALLDADDPAVLMAGLDPARTHPEAGRVRLGIVDPTAKRLALARRAVAKGRAWRGRGDLWFSPEPLLAGGGRTAFVFPGLEGDFDPRVDDVAAHFGLPGIGSGSARVGDVGRHGFGVVAVGLLLDSALRRIGVVPDAVAGHSVGEWTAMVAGGLYAADEVSEFMAAFDPDSVTVPGLAFGVIGAPAERVLAALAGGDSGIVLSHDNAPNQSMVCGPDTAVEEFVRSFRAQGVLSQVLPFQSGFHTPMLAPYLGPINEAAGRFRLHPPAVPVWSGTTAAPFPAAEAAVRELFVRHLLEPVRFRQLTEALYAAGHRVFVQVGTGQLGSLIGDTLGPRDHLVVTANSPHRPGLAQLRRVATALWTEGAAVAPALPRTAGAAPRRNARPPVRLDLSGALVSLAGPALASLRAGLAQDRGSGAAAAPVGVPAPAVGTVPSGAAPAGAGTPPHGAASALDALAGRFPAAAELSALMRETTDTAAALMTAAGSRRPAAPSVPRVPRVPRGPQEESRSVVRVSPDTMPYLLDHCFFPQRPGWPDVADRWPVVPATTIVQHMMDAAEQAAPGMLAVAVHNARFDQWLTATPPVDVTVTVVPEAPGRLAVSFGPRARAVVELADRHPGSAPARWRMQDSAGERAPEHTAAQLYDERWMFHGPAFQGVTELTAIGEAHIRGVITTPPAPGALLDNVGQILGYWIMATRTERTVVFPVQMRQMRFHGPHPSAGTEVECLIRITSLTDTVLEADVQLAVGGTVWAELTGWQDRRFDNDPQTRPVERFPDRNTLSQAMPGGWALVHERWPDLASRDLIMRNSLSGAERSEYERHAPRGRRQWLLGRIAAKDAVRQWLWDHGEGPVYPAEIRVDNDAEGRPYVTGLHGRALPPLDVSLAHRAEAAVALVRPHAPGPGPGIDIEEVTERDPETLAVAFGQDELALLRARVAATGEPEALWFTRFWAAKEAVAKAEGTGFRGRPRDFAVIAADAPDRLVVSGRLEPAYPVRHERAGNPPGLRGRDYVVAWTTQDDDEESEL comes from the coding sequence ATGGCAATAATGGCAAGGACGCCACCGATCGCCATCACCGGCATGGCGGTGCTGCTGCCCGGCGCGCCCGACCTGGCCGCGTACTGGCGGAACCTGCTGGACGGCACGGACGCGATCACCGACGTGCCCGAGGGGCGCTGGGACGCCGACTACTACCGTCCCGGCACCGCCGCCGGCCCGGCCGTCGCCGACCAGGTGTACTGCCGGCGCGGCGGATTCGTGGACGGCCTGGCGGAGGTGGAGGTCACCCGGTTCGGGATCATGCCGAACTCGGTGGCCGGCACCGAGCCCGACCAGCTCATCGCACTCAGCGTGGCCGCCGCCGCCATCGCCGACGCGGGCGGCGAGGACCGGCTCCCCGACCGGCACCGCATCGGCGTCGTCCTCGGCCGGGGCGGCTACCTCACCCCGGGGCTCGTCCGGCTCGACCAGCGGGTCCGTACCGCCGGGCAACTCGTCCGTACGCTGGGCGAGTTGCTGCCCGACCTCGATCCAGGGCAGCTGGAGCGGGTCCGCGAGGCCTTCACCGAGCGGCTCGGGCCGGACAGTCCCGAGTCGGCGATCGGCCTGGTGCCCAACCTCGCCGCCTCCCGGGTCGCCAACCGCCTCGACCTGCGCGGCCCCGCCTACACCGTGGACGCCGCGTGCGCGTCCTCGCTGGTCGCCGTCGACCAGGCGGTCGGCGAACTCGCCTCCGGCCGCTGCGACCTGATGCTCGCCGGGGGAGTGCACCACTGCCACGACATCACCCTGTGGAGCGTCTTCTCCCAGCTCCGCGCGCTTTCCCCGAGCCAGCGCATCCGCCCCTTCCACCGCGCCGCCGACGGCATCCTCATCGGCGAGGGCACCGGCGTGGTCGTCCTCAAGCGGCTCGCCGACGCCCAGCGCGACGGCGACCGCGTCTACGCCGTCATCCGCGGCACCGGCGTCGCCAGCGACGGCCGCGCGGCGGGTCTGGTCAACCCCGACCCCGGCGGCCAGGCCCACGCCGTACGCCAGGCCTGGCGGGCCGCCGGTCTCGATCCCGCCGAAGCCGGGTCGATCGGCCTGCTGGAGGCCCACGGCACCGCCACCCCGGCCGGGGACGGGGCCGAACTGGCCACGCTGGCCGATGTGTTCGGGCCGGGCGCGGAGACGGACGAGCGGGCGGTCATCGGCTCCGTCAAGTCGATGATCGGCCACACCATGCCCGCCGCGGGTGTCGCGGGCCTGGTCAAGGCGGCCCTGGCCGTCCACCACGGCATGCTCCTGCCCACCCTCCACTGCGACGACCCGCACCCCGCGCTCGCGGCCACCCGGTTCCGTACGCTGGAGAAGGCCACGCCCTGGGAGACCACCCCCGACCGGCCCGTCCGCCGCGCCGCCGTCAACGCCTTCGGCTTCGGCGGCATCAACGCCCACGTGGTCCTGGAACAGGCGCCGGGCGCCGTGGCGGCGCTCACGGTGGACGAGCCCGAGCGCGTCCTCATGCTCGCCGCCGACAGCCCCGAGCGGCTCGCCGCCCTGCTGGACGCCGACGACCCGGCCGTGCTCATGGCGGGCCTCGACCCGGCCCGTACGCATCCGGAGGCGGGCCGCGTCCGGCTCGGCATCGTCGACCCGACCGCCAAGCGGCTCGCCCTGGCCCGCCGGGCGGTGGCCAAGGGCCGCGCGTGGCGGGGGCGCGGCGACCTGTGGTTCTCGCCGGAGCCGCTGCTCGCGGGCGGCGGGCGGACGGCCTTCGTCTTCCCGGGCCTGGAGGGCGACTTCGACCCCCGGGTGGACGACGTGGCCGCCCACTTCGGCCTGCCCGGCATCGGTTCGGGCTCCGCGCGGGTCGGCGACGTCGGACGGCACGGCTTCGGGGTCGTCGCCGTCGGCCTGCTGCTCGACAGCGCCCTGCGCCGGATCGGCGTCGTCCCGGACGCGGTGGCCGGGCACAGCGTCGGCGAGTGGACCGCCATGGTGGCCGGCGGCCTCTACGCGGCGGACGAGGTCAGCGAGTTCATGGCCGCGTTCGACCCGGACTCGGTCACCGTCCCCGGCCTGGCCTTCGGCGTCATCGGCGCCCCCGCCGAGCGCGTACTGGCCGCCCTCGCGGGTGGGGACAGCGGCATCGTGCTCTCCCACGACAACGCGCCCAACCAGTCCATGGTGTGCGGCCCGGACACGGCCGTCGAGGAGTTCGTCCGCTCCTTCCGGGCCCAGGGCGTGCTCAGCCAGGTGCTGCCCTTCCAGTCCGGCTTCCACACGCCGATGCTGGCGCCCTACCTGGGGCCCATCAACGAGGCGGCGGGCCGCTTCCGGCTGCACCCGCCCGCCGTCCCCGTCTGGTCGGGCACGACCGCCGCGCCCTTCCCGGCCGCCGAGGCGGCGGTGCGCGAGCTGTTCGTACGGCACCTGCTGGAGCCGGTCCGCTTCCGCCAGCTGACCGAGGCCCTGTACGCCGCCGGGCACCGGGTCTTTGTCCAGGTCGGCACCGGCCAGCTCGGCTCCCTCATCGGCGACACCCTCGGCCCCCGCGACCATCTCGTCGTCACCGCCAACTCCCCCCACCGCCCCGGCCTCGCCCAGCTACGCCGCGTCGCCACCGCCCTGTGGACCGAGGGTGCGGCCGTCGCCCCGGCCCTGCCCCGCACGGCGGGCGCCGCGCCCCGGCGAAACGCCCGGCCGCCCGTACGGCTCGACCTGAGCGGGGCGCTGGTCTCCCTCGCCGGTCCGGCCCTGGCCTCTCTGCGGGCCGGGCTGGCACAAGACCGCGGGTCCGGCGCTGCGGCCGCACCCGTGGGCGTTCCCGCCCCGGCCGTGGGTACGGTGCCTTCCGGCGCCGCCCCCGCCGGGGCGGGCACTCCGCCGCACGGCGCCGCATCGGCACTGGACGCCCTCGCCGGGCGGTTCCCGGCCGCCGCCGAACTGAGCGCGCTGATGCGGGAGACCACCGACACGGCCGCCGCGTTGATGACCGCGGCGGGCAGCCGCCGCCCCGCCGCACCGAGCGTCCCCCGGGTCCCCCGCGTCCCCCGCGGTCCCCAGGAGGAGAGCCGCAGCGTCGTGCGGGTGTCCCCGGACACGATGCCGTACCTCCTCGACCACTGCTTCTTCCCGCAGCGCCCCGGCTGGCCCGATGTGGCCGACCGCTGGCCGGTCGTCCCGGCCACCACGATCGTCCAGCACATGATGGACGCGGCCGAGCAGGCCGCCCCCGGCATGCTGGCGGTGGCCGTGCACAACGCCCGCTTCGACCAGTGGCTGACCGCGACCCCGCCGGTGGACGTCACCGTCACCGTCGTGCCCGAAGCCCCCGGCCGGCTCGCGGTGTCCTTCGGCCCCCGGGCCCGCGCGGTGGTCGAGCTGGCCGACCGGCACCCCGGGTCGGCGCCCGCCCGCTGGCGTATGCAGGACTCCGCCGGGGAGCGCGCGCCGGAGCACACCGCCGCCCAGCTCTACGACGAGCGCTGGATGTTCCACGGCCCGGCGTTCCAGGGGGTCACCGAGCTGACCGCCATCGGCGAGGCCCACATACGCGGCGTGATCACCACCCCGCCCGCGCCCGGCGCCCTGCTGGACAACGTGGGCCAGATCCTCGGCTACTGGATCATGGCGACCCGCACCGAGCGGACCGTGGTCTTCCCCGTCCAGATGCGGCAGATGCGCTTCCACGGGCCGCATCCGTCCGCCGGGACCGAGGTGGAGTGCCTGATCCGGATCACCTCCCTCACCGACACCGTGCTCGAAGCCGACGTACAACTGGCCGTCGGAGGCACGGTGTGGGCGGAGCTGACCGGCTGGCAGGACCGCCGCTTCGACAACGACCCGCAGACCAGGCCCGTGGAGCGCTTCCCCGACCGCAACACGCTGTCCCAGGCCATGCCCGGCGGCTGGGCGCTGGTCCACGAGCGGTGGCCCGACCTGGCCTCCCGGGACCTGATCATGCGCAACTCCCTGAGCGGCGCCGAGCGTTCGGAGTACGAGCGGCACGCCCCGCGCGGCCGCCGCCAGTGGCTGCTCGGCCGCATCGCCGCCAAGGACGCCGTACGGCAGTGGCTCTGGGACCACGGCGAGGGGCCCGTCTACCCGGCCGAGATCCGGGTGGACAACGACGCCGAGGGCCGCCCGTACGTCACCGGGCTGCACGGCCGCGCCCTGCCCCCGCTGGACGTCTCGCTGGCCCACCGCGCGGAGGCGGCGGTCGCCCTCGTACGGCCGCACGCCCCCGGCCCCGGGCCCGGGATCGACATCGAGGAGGTCACCGAGCGCGACCCGGAGACCCTCGCCGTCGCCTTCGGCCAGGACGAACTGGCGCTGCTGCGCGCCCGCGTGGCCGCCACCGGGGAGCCGGAGGCGCTGTGGTTCACCCGCTTCTGGGCCGCGAAGGAGGCGGTCGCGAAGGCGGAGGGCACCGGCTTCCGGGGGCGGCCGAGGGACTTCGCCGTGATCGCGGCGGACGCCCCGGACCGGCTGGTGGTCTCGGGGCGCCTGGAACCCGCCTATCCGGTCCGCCACGAACGCGCGGGCAATCCGCCCGGACTGCGGGGCAGGGACTACGTCGTCGCCTGGACGACGCAGGACGACGACGAGGAGAGCGAACTATGA